One window from the genome of Xiphophorus hellerii strain 12219 chromosome 16, Xiphophorus_hellerii-4.1, whole genome shotgun sequence encodes:
- the cd9r gene encoding CD9 antigen isoform X2 codes for MAVDGCGLVCKYILILFNIIFAVVGLAFLGLGLWLRFGENTRGIFDIDALNSSAFVIGVTVLIILGSIMLIVVVFGDYGACNEKKCALQVFSILLFFLAVAEFVIGGLAYSNSNTVGLRLGEFYTTLYSLYVSSQDPAIGVTLAFIHNSLHCCGMTGVPLVELVKQTCPKPNGVLEHLVMPNCPTTIVTVFDSRAPLVMGIFVGTGALLITALVCAIVLLKQLKKVHQDITTYYSSVY; via the exons ATGGCTGTCGACGGATGTGGACTCGTGTGCAAATATATTCTCATCCTTTTCAACATTATCTTCGCC GTGGTTGGGTTGGCGTTTTTGGGCCTCGGCTTGTGGCTCAGATTCGGCGAGAACACCAGAGGGATCTTTGATATCGACGCGCTCAACTCCAGCGCTTTCGTCATAG GTGTGACCGTACTGATCATTCTTGGTTCAATCATGCTGATTGTGGTGGTGTTTGGAGACTACGGCGCCTGCAATGAGAAAAAATGTGCCCTGCAAGTG TTCTCCATCCTGCTCTTCTTTCTGGCTGTGGCTGAGTTTGTCATCGGAGGACTTGCCTATTCCAACAGCAACACG GTTGGACTGAGACTAGGAGAGTTTTATACCACTTTATACAGCCTCTATGTGAGCAGCCAAGATCCAGCAATTGGTGTCACACTCGCATTCATCCACAACTCG CTGCACTGCTGTGGAATGACTGGAGTCCCGCTAGTTGAGCTAGTGAAGCAGACCTGTCCTAAACCAAACGGCGTTCTGGAGCACCTCGTCATGCCT AACTGTCCCACTACCATCGTCACCGTCTTCGACAGCCGGGCACCGCTGGTGATGGGCATCTTCGTCGGAACTGGAGCTCTTCTG ATCACTGCCCTGGTCTGCGCCATTGTCCTCCTGAAACAGCTCAAGAAAGTGCATCAGGACATCACCACTTACTATTCGTCTGTGTACTAA
- the LOC116735272 gene encoding CD82 antigen-like, giving the protein MKPSTENSFQIDVVADRCGVVCKYILIVFNIIFTVLGLASLVFGLWLNFQDNARDMFNVNDGNKARIDSNIFHIVVYILVILGSVMVALGIFGEHAACNDNKIALQVFCVFLFLLAVATIAVGALAYTSKDTVGKKFGELYSDVYKLYEKNKEETVASTLKFVHDLLHCCGSAGVKLTELVKKTCPKADDATRHPTCQESIESFIDQRAPLVTGAFVGTGALLITQVICAALFSSKIHRD; this is encoded by the exons ATGAAGCCATCGACAGAAAACAGCTTTCAAATTGACGTCGTTGCGGATAGATGCGGGGTCGTGTGCAAATACATCCTCATCGTTTTCAACATAATCTTCACG GTTTTGGGGTTGGCGTCTTTAGTGTTTGGCCTGTGGCTGAATTTCCAAGACAACGCCAGAGACATGTTCAATGTAAACGATGGCAACAAAGCAAGAATCGACTCGAATATCTTTCACATAG TCGTCTACATCCTGGTAATCCTCGGCTCTGTAATGGTGGCTTTGGGGATTTTTGGAGAGCATGCTGcctgcaatgacaataaaattgCTCTCCAAGTG TTCTgtgtcttcctcttcctcctggctGTGGCCACAATCGCCGTAGGAGCGCTTGCTTATACCAGCAAGGACACG GTTGGAAAGAAGTTTGGAGAGTTGTACAGCGACGTATATAAACTCTACGAGAAGAATAAAGAGGAAACGGTGGCCTCTACTCTCAAATTCGTCCATGATTTG CTCCATTGCTGCGGATCGGCCGGAGTAAAACTAACCGAGTTGGTTAAGAAGACTTGCCCGAAGGCGGATGATGCGACGAGGCAT CCGACATGCCAAGAGAGCATCGAAAGCTTCATTGACCAACGTGCGCCGTTGGTGACTGGCGCCTTCGTTGGAACCGGAGCTCTTTTG ATCACACAAGTCATCTGCGCCGCCCTGTTCAGTTCAAAGA
- the cd9r gene encoding CD9 antigen isoform X1, producing the protein MAVDGCGLVCKYILILFNIIFAVVGLAFLGLGLWLRFGENTRGIFDIDALNSSAFVIGVTVLIILGSIMLIVVVFGDYGACNEKKCALQVFSILLFFLAVAEFVIGGLAYSNSNTVGLRLGEFYTTLYSLYVSSQDPAIGVTLAFIHNSLHCCGMTGVPLVELVKQTCPKPNGVLEHLVMPNCPTTIVTVFDSRAPLVMGIFVGTGALLIVALICSGVLSSQIRRASSSPQYIILNSSTPSPAAPQPYPQHVTASNNSFPNQDPVVFTPLSVVNIPVAQA; encoded by the exons ATGGCTGTCGACGGATGTGGACTCGTGTGCAAATATATTCTCATCCTTTTCAACATTATCTTCGCC GTGGTTGGGTTGGCGTTTTTGGGCCTCGGCTTGTGGCTCAGATTCGGCGAGAACACCAGAGGGATCTTTGATATCGACGCGCTCAACTCCAGCGCTTTCGTCATAG GTGTGACCGTACTGATCATTCTTGGTTCAATCATGCTGATTGTGGTGGTGTTTGGAGACTACGGCGCCTGCAATGAGAAAAAATGTGCCCTGCAAGTG TTCTCCATCCTGCTCTTCTTTCTGGCTGTGGCTGAGTTTGTCATCGGAGGACTTGCCTATTCCAACAGCAACACG GTTGGACTGAGACTAGGAGAGTTTTATACCACTTTATACAGCCTCTATGTGAGCAGCCAAGATCCAGCAATTGGTGTCACACTCGCATTCATCCACAACTCG CTGCACTGCTGTGGAATGACTGGAGTCCCGCTAGTTGAGCTAGTGAAGCAGACCTGTCCTAAACCAAACGGCGTTCTGGAGCACCTCGTCATGCCT AACTGTCCCACTACCATCGTCACCGTCTTCGACAGCCGGGCACCGCTGGTGATGGGCATCTTCGTCGGAACTGGAGCTCTTCTG ATCGTAGCTCTGATTTGCAGCGGAGTGCTCAGTTCACAGATTCGCCGGGCCTCCTCATCTCCTCAGTACATTATCCTGAACTCCAGCACCCCCTCCCCGGCTGCCCCTCAGCCGTACCCCCAGCATGTCACCGCCTCCAACAACTCCTTCCCCAACCAGGACCCCGTCGTCTTCACGCCCCTCTCTGTGGTCAACATCCCTGTGGCTCAGGCTTAG